Proteins co-encoded in one Juglans regia cultivar Chandler chromosome 16, Walnut 2.0, whole genome shotgun sequence genomic window:
- the LOC109006618 gene encoding V-type proton ATPase subunit B 1-like yields MGVPPNNHDMEEGTLEIGMEYRTVSGVAGPLVILDKVKGPKYQEIVNIRLGDGTTRRGQVLEVDGEKAVVQVFEGTSGIDNKYTTVQFTGEVLKTPVSLDMLGRIFNGSGKPIDNGPPILPEAYLDISGSSINPSERTYPEEMIQTGISTIDVMNSIARGQKIPLFSAAGLPHNEIAAQICRQAGLVKRLEKSENLLQDEVEDNFAIVFAAMGVNMETAQFFKRDFEENGSMERVTLFLNLANDPTIERIITPRIALTTAEYLAYECGKHVLVILTDMSSYADALREVSAAREEVPGRRGYPGYMYTDLATIYERAGRIEGRKGSITQIPILTMPNDDITHPTPDLTGYITEGQIYIDRQLHNRQIYPPINVLPSLSRLMKSAIGEGMTRKDHADVSNQLYANYAIGKDVQAMKAVVGEEALSSEDLLYLEFLDKFERKFVTQGAYDTRNIFQSLDLAWTLLRIFPRELLHRIPAKVLDLYYSRDASN; encoded by the exons ATGGGTGTACCGCCAAACAATCATGACATGGAAGAGGGGACGCTGGAGATTGGCATGG AGTATAGAACTGTTTCTGGAGTTGCTGGACCTCTGGTTATCCTCGATAAAGTAAAG GGACCTAAGTATCAAGAGATTGTCAATATTCGTCTGGGAGATGGAACCACCCGGCGAGGACAAGTCCTGGAAGTCGATGGAGAAAAGGCTGTTGTTCAG GTTTTTGAAGGAACATCTGGAATTGACAACAAATACACAACTGTGCAATTTACAGGAGAG GTTTTGAAAACTCCTGTGTCATTGGACATGCTTGGGCGCATATTTAATGGTTCTGGGAAACCCATTGATAATGGTCCCCCTATTTTGCCCGAGGCTTACTTGGACATATCCG GGAGTTCTATCAATCCTAGCGAGAGAACCTATCCTGAGGAGATGATACAGACAGGGATTTCTACAATTGATGTCATGAATTCGATTGCTAGAGGACAAAAAATTCCTCTTTTCTCTGCTGCCGGTCTTCCACATAATGAAATAGCTGCACAGATATGTCGACAGGCTGGTTTGGTCAAACGATTGGAGAAGTCTGAAAATCTTCTTCAG GATGAGGTAGAGGACAATTTTGCCATTGTATTTGCAGCCATGGGTGTAAATATGGAGACTGCCCAGTTTTTCAAACgtgattttgaggaaaatggcTCAATGGAGAGAGTGACCCTCTTTCTGAACCTG GCAAATGACCCTACAATTGAACGTATTATCACTCCTCGCATTGCTCTTACTACTGCTGAATATTTGGCTTATGAATGTGGGAAGCACGTTCTTGTCATCCTTACAGATATGAGTTCTTATGCTGATGCTCTTCGTGAG GTGTCCGCTGCCCGTGAAGAAGTGCCAGGAAGGCGTGGGTATCCTGGGTATATGTATACCGATTTGGCAACAATTTATGAGCGTGCTGGAAGAATTGAAGGGCGGAAAGGCTCCATAACACAAATTCCAATTTTAACTATGCCTAACGATG ATATTACACATCCCACTCCAGATCTTACAGGATATATCACTGAGGGGCAGATATACATTGACAGGCAGTTACACAACAGACAG ATATATCCACCAATTAATGTTCTCCCATCCCTGTCTCGTCTGATGAAG AGTGCTATTGGTGAGGGGATGACTCGCAAGGACCATGCTGATGTATCCAATCAG cTATATGCAAACTATGCAATTGGGAAGGATGTCCAAGCAATGAAAGCTGTGGTTGGAGAAGAAGCACTTTCTTCTGAGGACCTG CTGTATTTGGAGTTCTTGGACAAGTTTGAGAGGAAATTTGTCACCCAAGGAGCCTATGACACCCGTAATATCTTCCAGTCGCTAGATTTGGCATGGACTCTTCTTCGCATTTTCCCCCGTGAGCTTCTCCACCGTATACCTGCAAAGGTCCTTGACCTGTACTACAGCCGAGATGCATCTAATTGA
- the LOC109006616 gene encoding probable protein phosphatase 2C 46, translated as MLSELMNFLRACFRPRSDRYVHKGSDAGGRQDGLLWYKDCGQHLNGEFSMTVVQANNLLEDQSQIESGSLSLHETGPYGTFVGIYDGHGGPETSRFINDHLFQHLKRFTAEQQSMSVDVIRKAFQATEEGFMSLVTKQWPLKPQIAAVGSCALVGVICSGTLYIANLGDSRAVLGRVVKATGEVLAIQLSVEHNACIESVRQELHSLHPDDSQIVVLKHNVWRVKGIIQVSRSIGDVYLKKAEFNREPLYSKFRLREPFKRPILNSEPTISVHQLQPHDQFIIFASDGLWEHLSNQEAVDIVQNHPHNGSARRLVKAALQEAAKKREMRYSDLKKIDRGVRRHFHDDITVIVVFLDSNLVSRASQIKCPNISVRGGGINLPPNTLAPCTMPTEAGNT; from the exons ATGTTATCGGAGTTGATGAACTTTTTGAGGGCCTGTTTTCGGCCAAGGTCTGATCGATATGTTCACAAGGGTTCAGATGCAGGGGGGCGCCAAGATGGGCTGTTGTGGTACAAAGACTGCGGACAGCACTTGAATGGCGAATTCTCTATGACTGTAGTCCAGGCCAACAATCTGCTTGAGGACCAGAGCCAGATTGAGTCCGGCAGTTTGAGCTTGCACGAGACTGGCCCCTATGGTACCTTTGTTGGTATCTACGATGGGCATGGCGGCCCCGAGACATCGCGCTTTATCAATGATCACCTATTTCAGCACCTGAAGA gGTTCACTGCAGAGCAACAATCGATGTCTGTGGATGTGATACGGAAAGCATTTCAAGCAACAGAAGAGGGTTTTATGTCTCTTGTTACCAAACAATGGCCATTGAAGCCACAAATTGCGGCCGTTGGGTCATGTGCTCTAGTTGGTGTTATTTGTAGTGGAACCCTTTACATTGCCAACCTTGGTGATTCCCGTGCTGTCCTGGGAAGAGTGGTGAAGGCAACAGGGGAGGTTTTAGCCATCCAATTGTCAGTAGAGCATAACGCGTGTATAGAGTCTGTGAGACAGGAGCTGCATTCTTTGCATCCAGATGACTCACAAATTGTAGTATTGAAGCATAATGTATGGCGTGTAAAGGGTATTATACAG GTTTCTAGGTCTATTGGTGATGTGTATTTGAAAAAGGCTGAGTTCAACAGGGAGCCTTTATATTCCAAGTTTCGGCTTCGTGAACCTTTCAAAAGGCCAATACTGAATTCTGAACCTACAATTTCGGTGCACCAGTTGCAACCACATgatcaatttattatatttgcGTCTGATGGGCTTTGGGAGCATCTTAGCAATCAGGAAGCAGTTGATATAGTTCAAAATCATCCACACAAC GGAAGTGCAAGAAGACTGGTAAAAGCTGCTTTGCAAGAAGCTgcaaagaagagagagatgaggtATTCAGACTTGAAGAAGATTGACCGTGGTGTCCGCCGGCATTTCCACGATGACATCACAGTGATTGTTGTCTTTCTTGACTCAAATCTTGTGAGCAGGGCTAGCCAAATCAAGTGTCCAAATATATCTGTGAGAGGGGGTGGCATAAACCTTCCCCCTAACACACTGGCTCCTTGTACCATGCCAACTGAAGCTGGCAATACCTAG
- the LOC109006620 gene encoding uncharacterized protein LOC109006620 isoform X2 gives MIVWKKGFIRLVLVGGILWMLLILTVLLFHVWSCHSSVSFFSAICNKDSKVFMVLNSMGINVPEPLQPQHRCPIPLSEDPDKIVIPKGRTPDRIVKDLSYVMEDELLKNRSQTSPLFGGHQSWSQREESFKLNPAMKVHCGFIRESGAEMAPSDIKYVEKCRFVVASGIFDGYDIPQQPSNISLRSRKLFCFLMVVDEISLKFIKENVTIREDDRGGKWVGIWRLVLLKHSPYDEPRRNGKIPKILLHRLFPQAQYSIWIDGKMELIVDPLLILERYLWRGKYSFAIAQHKHHHSIYEEADANKRRKRYARPLIDLHMKIYRYEGMSSWSPGGKTISDVPEGAIIIREHTAMSNLFSCLWFNEVDLFTPRDQLSFGYVVYRLGGLFKFFMFPNCEYNSLFALHPHTREHSSAIEWVKNITELDGKGSRMKESRGGLGLWTPYPGNLDSVVLPPVARTSKAG, from the exons ATGATTGTGTGGAAGAAGGGGTTTATTCGATTGGTTCTCGTAGGAGGCATCTTGTGGATGCTGCTAATTCTTACTGTGTTGTTGTTTCATGTATGGTCTTGCCATTCTtcagtttctttcttttcag CTATATGTAACAAAGATAGCAAAGTGTTCATGGTGTTAAACAGCATGGGCATTAATGTGCCAGAACCGCTACAGCCCCAACATC GCTGTCCAATTCCGCTTTCTGAGGACCCTGATAAAATTGTTATTCCAAAGGGGAGAACTCCTGACAGGATTGTCAAAGATTTGTCGTATGTCATGGAGGACGAGCTTTTGAAAAACAGATCGCAGACATCTCCACTATTTGGAGGACATCAGAGCTGGTCACAGAGAGAGGAGAGCTTCAAGCTAAATCCAGCCATGAAG GTGCACTGTGGATTTATCCGTGAAAGTGGTGCTGAAATGGCTCCTTCAGACATCAAATATGTTGAGAAGTGTAGGTTTGTGGTTGCATCTGGCATTTTTGATGGATATGATATACCTCAACAGCCTTCAAATATAAGCCTACGTTCTAGGAAGCTCTTCTGTTTTCTTATGGTTGTTGATGAGATTTCCCTCAAATtcataaaggaaaatgttactaTCAGAGAGGATGATCGTGGGGGGAAATGGGTGGGCATCTGGCGTCTTGTATTACTGAAGCATTCACCTTATGATGAGCCCAGAAGGAACGGGAAAATCCCAAAAATCTTACTCCACAGATTGTTCCCTCAAGCTCAGTACAGCATTTGGATTGATGGCAAAATGGAACTGATTGTTGATCCATTGCTAATACTGGAAAG ATACTTATGGCGGGGGAAATATTCATTTGCTATTGCTCAGCACAAGCATCACCATAGTATATACGAGGAAGCTGATGCAAACAAGCGGAGAAAGCGATATGCCCGACCTCTTATTGATCTTCACATGAAAATCTACCGCTATGAAGGAATGAGTTCATGGAGTCCGGGAGGAAAAACCATTAGTG ATGTGCCGGAGGGAGCCATCATCATACGGGAGCACACTGCAATGAGTAACTTGTTTAGCTGCTTGTGGTTCAATGAGGTCGACCTCTTCACACCAAGAGACCAACTGAGCTTTGGCTATGTTGTATATAGGTTAGGGGGTTTGTTCAAGTTCTTTATGTTTCCGAATTGCGAGTACAACTCGCTGTTTGCGCTGCACCCACACACAAGGGAGCATTCTTCAGCTATTGAATGGGTGAAGAATATCACTGAGCTTGATGGGAAAGGTAGCAGAATGAAAGAAAGTAGGGGAGGTTTAGGATTGTGGACTCCTTATCCTGGTAACCTCGACTCGGTTGTCCTGCCACCTGTAGCAAGAACATCAAAAGCGGGCTAA
- the LOC109006620 gene encoding uncharacterized protein LOC109006620 isoform X1 → MDGEAQRSVSFRLIRKGDRAPQNLRPKGRSPQEYPLMIVWKKGFIRLVLVGGILWMLLILTVLLFHVWSCHSSVSFFSAICNKDSKVFMVLNSMGINVPEPLQPQHRCPIPLSEDPDKIVIPKGRTPDRIVKDLSYVMEDELLKNRSQTSPLFGGHQSWSQREESFKLNPAMKVHCGFIRESGAEMAPSDIKYVEKCRFVVASGIFDGYDIPQQPSNISLRSRKLFCFLMVVDEISLKFIKENVTIREDDRGGKWVGIWRLVLLKHSPYDEPRRNGKIPKILLHRLFPQAQYSIWIDGKMELIVDPLLILERYLWRGKYSFAIAQHKHHHSIYEEADANKRRKRYARPLIDLHMKIYRYEGMSSWSPGGKTISDVPEGAIIIREHTAMSNLFSCLWFNEVDLFTPRDQLSFGYVVYRLGGLFKFFMFPNCEYNSLFALHPHTREHSSAIEWVKNITELDGKGSRMKESRGGLGLWTPYPGNLDSVVLPPVARTSKAG, encoded by the exons ATGGATGGAGAGGCTCAGCGGTCAGTATCCTTTCGGTTAATCCGCAAAGGAGATCGGGCTCCTCAAAACCTGCGTCCCAAAG GGAGGTCGCCCCAAGAGTACCCCCTGATGATTGTGTGGAAGAAGGGGTTTATTCGATTGGTTCTCGTAGGAGGCATCTTGTGGATGCTGCTAATTCTTACTGTGTTGTTGTTTCATGTATGGTCTTGCCATTCTtcagtttctttcttttcag CTATATGTAACAAAGATAGCAAAGTGTTCATGGTGTTAAACAGCATGGGCATTAATGTGCCAGAACCGCTACAGCCCCAACATC GCTGTCCAATTCCGCTTTCTGAGGACCCTGATAAAATTGTTATTCCAAAGGGGAGAACTCCTGACAGGATTGTCAAAGATTTGTCGTATGTCATGGAGGACGAGCTTTTGAAAAACAGATCGCAGACATCTCCACTATTTGGAGGACATCAGAGCTGGTCACAGAGAGAGGAGAGCTTCAAGCTAAATCCAGCCATGAAG GTGCACTGTGGATTTATCCGTGAAAGTGGTGCTGAAATGGCTCCTTCAGACATCAAATATGTTGAGAAGTGTAGGTTTGTGGTTGCATCTGGCATTTTTGATGGATATGATATACCTCAACAGCCTTCAAATATAAGCCTACGTTCTAGGAAGCTCTTCTGTTTTCTTATGGTTGTTGATGAGATTTCCCTCAAATtcataaaggaaaatgttactaTCAGAGAGGATGATCGTGGGGGGAAATGGGTGGGCATCTGGCGTCTTGTATTACTGAAGCATTCACCTTATGATGAGCCCAGAAGGAACGGGAAAATCCCAAAAATCTTACTCCACAGATTGTTCCCTCAAGCTCAGTACAGCATTTGGATTGATGGCAAAATGGAACTGATTGTTGATCCATTGCTAATACTGGAAAG ATACTTATGGCGGGGGAAATATTCATTTGCTATTGCTCAGCACAAGCATCACCATAGTATATACGAGGAAGCTGATGCAAACAAGCGGAGAAAGCGATATGCCCGACCTCTTATTGATCTTCACATGAAAATCTACCGCTATGAAGGAATGAGTTCATGGAGTCCGGGAGGAAAAACCATTAGTG ATGTGCCGGAGGGAGCCATCATCATACGGGAGCACACTGCAATGAGTAACTTGTTTAGCTGCTTGTGGTTCAATGAGGTCGACCTCTTCACACCAAGAGACCAACTGAGCTTTGGCTATGTTGTATATAGGTTAGGGGGTTTGTTCAAGTTCTTTATGTTTCCGAATTGCGAGTACAACTCGCTGTTTGCGCTGCACCCACACACAAGGGAGCATTCTTCAGCTATTGAATGGGTGAAGAATATCACTGAGCTTGATGGGAAAGGTAGCAGAATGAAAGAAAGTAGGGGAGGTTTAGGATTGTGGACTCCTTATCCTGGTAACCTCGACTCGGTTGTCCTGCCACCTGTAGCAAGAACATCAAAAGCGGGCTAA
- the LOC109006617 gene encoding uncharacterized protein LOC109006617: MAATLSVRPNRFTTGSPYHRPPARRFGPLHAVGLTKNEPWPGRCVSAVTVIPSRRTLVHAGSRADDSAQFEMSVENALKVLGVSEGASFDDILRAKNSILAACKDDQEAIAQVEAAYDMLLMQSLTQRRAGKVVNSSVRYADVKPLSAPGMGSMPQWWQAAVKNPPISVETPSSSDLGIQAGVYGALMALTFVNGASTSIAAPYAGADVPGLILASSFGASLYFMTKKNVKLGKATVITIGGLAAGAAVGSAVESWLQVDIVPFFGINSPAAVVSEFILFSQFLVSLCLT, encoded by the exons ATGGCTGCCACTCTCTCCGTCCGGCCCAACCGCTTCACAACTGGTTCACCCTACCACCGGCCCCCAGCCCGTAGGTTCGGCCCATTGCACGCCGTAGGTCTCACTAAGAACGAACCGTGGCCAGGCCGATGCGTGAGTGCTGTGACCGTTATTCCCTCCCGGCGCACTCTGGTCCATGCCGGCTCCAGAGCCGACGACTCGGCGCAGTTCGAGATGTCCGTGGAGAACGCTCTCAAGGTCCTCGGAGTATCCGAGGGTGCCTCCTTCGATGACATACTCCGCGCAAAGAACTCAATCCTCGCCGCTTGTAAGGACGACCAGGAGGCGATAGCGCAG gTTGAGGCTGCATATGATATGTTGCTCATGCAAAGCTTAACTCAGCGGCGAGCAGGaaaagttgtgaatagtagcgtTCGTTATGCCGATGTTAAACCTTTAAGTGCTCCTGGGATGGGATCAATGCCTCAGTGGTGGCAGGCTGCTGTGAAGAATCCACCCATTTCAGTTGAAACACCATCAAGCAGTGATTTGGGCATACAAGCAGGTGTATATGGGGCTTTAATGGCCTTAACTTTTGTCAATGGAGCTTCAACATCCATTGCAGCCCCGTATGCTGGGGCTGATGTTCCTGGACTAATCTTGGCCAGTAGTTTTGGAGCTTCTTTGTATTTCATGAccaaaaaaaatgtgaagttaG GGAAGGCTACTGTAATTACCATAGGGGGCCTTGCGGCTGGTGCTGCGGTGGGATCTGCAGTTGAGAGCTGGCTCCAGGTTGACATTGTCCCATTTTTTGGGATAAACTCACCTGCTGCTGTTGTAAGCGAATTTATACTCTTCTCTCAATTTTTGGTCTCACTGTGCCTAACGTAG